Proteins encoded together in one Miscanthus floridulus cultivar M001 chromosome 16, ASM1932011v1, whole genome shotgun sequence window:
- the LOC136510728 gene encoding uncharacterized mitochondrial protein AtMg00810-like, which translates to MAISRNVSIVNSLQVSATQNACKRSDSSLFVLRTSLSTAYILLYVDDMILKVSTSNLLQHIIVKLKAEFTVKDMGPVSYFLGINVQRTSDGFFLSQAQYVEDLIERAAMQNCKSVTTPAETKQKTSTTAGNLLTDPTFYRSMAGALQYLTVTRPDIVYAVQQLCLHMHSPRDVHSALLKRVLRYLHLRGTPALGVHLHRMSSPTITA; encoded by the exons ATGGCCATTTCCAGGAACGTGTCTATTGTCAATAGCCTGCAGGTTTCAGCGACCCAGAACGCCTGCAAGCG GTCTGACTCCTCGCTGTTCGTGCTTCGGACGTCGCTCAGCACGGCATATATATTGCTCTACGTCGATGACATGATCTTGAAAGTGTCGACCAGCAATCTGCTCCAGCACATCATCGTCAAGCTCAAGGCCGAGTTCACGGTGAAAGACATGGGTCCAGTGTCTTACTTCCTCGGTATCAACGTCCAACGCACGAGCGACGGCTTCTTTCTCTCCCAAGCTCAGTACGTTGAAGACCTCATTGAGCGTGCAGCTATGCAAAATTGCAAGTCTGTCACAACTCCTGCAGAGACCAAGCAGAAGACGTCCACCACCGCTGGCAACCTCCTCACCGACCCGACGTTCTACCGGAGTATGGCCGGCGCCTTGCAGTACCTGACCGTGACACGGCCCGATATCGTGTATGCCGTGCAGCAACTGTGCTTACACATGCACTCGCCGCGCGATGTGCACTCTGCCTTGCTGAAGCGCGTTCTGCGGTACCTGCACCTGCGCGGCACGCCGGCCCTCGGAGTTCACCTGCACCGCATGTCCTCTCCGACAATCACGGCGTAA